In Rutidosis leptorrhynchoides isolate AG116_Rl617_1_P2 chromosome 2, CSIRO_AGI_Rlap_v1, whole genome shotgun sequence, one genomic interval encodes:
- the LOC139889036 gene encoding uncharacterized protein codes for MAKVRDRVTWNEQLIICNFRWKRDIFGRAINELDSLNALLNTYVKQDKSKDSWSWNLAGNGLFTTKKLTSIIDEKILNHELFVHNESFLKNKLVPLKVAIFIWRALKKRIPVRTELDKRGIDLDSVRCPLCDHGVESIEHTLIFCRHAMDIWIRVYRWWGLRPVTNLSLNKLFKGNCNRSLTPLWSRIWQAIEWTYGYLLWKNRNQKVFSNSSWSGSSSLMEIQLKSFEWISSRLKMHRLDWLGWISDSWSCLVDCSV; via the coding sequence ATGGCAAAGGTGCGGGACAGAGTTACATGGAATGAGCAATTAATCATTTGTAATTTTAGGTGGAAACGGGATATTTTCGGAAGAGCCATCAACGAGCTTGATTCTCTTAATGCACTACTAAATACTTACGTGAAGCAAGATAAGTCTAAGGATTCGTGGTCTTGGAACCTAGCGGGTAATGGTTTATTTACTACAAAGAAATTAACAAGCATTATTGACGAAAAAATCCTCAATCACGAGTTATTTGTTCATAATgaatctttcttgaagaataagTTAGTTCCTTTGAAAGTTGCAATCTTCATATGGAGAGCTCTAAAAAAGCGGATCCCGGTACGTACCGAACTTGACAAAAGAGGTATTGACTTGGATTCCGTTAGGTGCCCTCTATGTGATCATGGTGTGGAATCTATTGAACATACATTGATCTTTTGTCGGCATGCTATGGATATTTGGATTCGTGTTTATAGATGGTGGGGTCTAAGGCCGGTTACAAATTTGAGTTTAAATAAATTATTCAAAGGCAATTGCAACCGGTCTCTAACCCCTTTATGGTCGAGAATCTGGCAAGCAATCGAGTGGACGTACGGTTATTTGTTATGGAAGAACCGTAACCAAAAGGTGTTCTCTAACTCTTCTTGGAGCGGTTCTTCGAGTTTAATGGAAATTCAACTTAAATCGTTCGAGTGGATCTCTAGTCGGTTAAAGATGCATAGATTGGATTGGCTAGGTTGGATCTCGGATTCATGGTCTTGTCTTGTGGATTGTAGTGTCTAG